Part of the Fusarium musae strain F31 chromosome 3, whole genome shotgun sequence genome, CAACCATTCGAAAGTGGTAGACTTTTTCGGGCCGTTTCAACACAGAAGTTGAACTTTCAATTCAATGTTGTCCGAgcgtcttcttctcaaaaAGATCTGATATTTGATGCCTTGCAATTGCTTGCATCAGACCCCAGCGACAGCTGATCGTTCTAAACCAGTTCCGTTAGATCGGCACAGCTAATCGCTACCGTTGCGgatctacggagtaccatCTTTTGTCGAATGACTTTGTTCTTTCCTGACAGCGTCACGAGGTAGTCCTCCTCAGCCATCCAGTTTCGTTCTCTCGCTATATTCAAACTTCAAGTTGCAATGCCCTGCAAGCCCCTGATGTGATACTTACCTGATTCAAGCCAGCAGCGCGCCACCTCAGGTatcttcaacaacgtcaAACCTGAATCTTAGGTCTTGTCCTACACTTAAACCCAACTTGCGACCGGCTGCCTCACTTCCCGCCAAGGGCTCTGACAGGCCCAGTGTCTCGATTCATCCCATGTTACTCAACTATGCTGACGAAAACCCACCAAGGGCTTTTCTTTGAAACTTTGGCTGACCCCTGTCACGCCCTGGAACCAGCAAACTCAACGAACGATAAGCCGCACAGTCTCGGATTTTCCCTTCCGATCGATCTTCATGACATTCAATGTGAAAGTCTCACTTTGTCATGTTCATCGACGCGTGGCCTCTCTTTGTCTTGATGATCGGCTGTGCTACAGAGCAGATCGATTGATGACAGTGCAGCATTGTTTGTGGAGCTGCTCCAGTTGACCACAAAGCTTGGGCTGGATCCCAACGGTCGCGTTGCTGATCATCTGGGCTTTCTGTGGCCAGCATTTGTCTATCAGGGCCAGTTATGGCTGATGGCCCTGCGATATCTCTTGCTTTGAGGCTCATCGTATTGTTGTATGGCTGCCTTCTGCAAGAATTGGTACTTAGACGGCTTGCACTTGTTCTTTGGAGCTGATTACATCAATGATATGGAACTAGACCACCTAAGGTAACATGCAGTTAGCGTCAGGTACAGCTCAACAGCTCGAAGCTTCATATGGATCCATGATCCACTAGCCATCGTGAGTCGTAGCTTGACAGATGCATAGTACCAAGAAGCTGCGTAGATAGCCTAGTGTTTGTAAGCTGAATAACGCGGGAACACGTTAGATAGGAATTCCAAGTTGGCAATGCTAAAACCCGAGGATTTCTAAACCCACCTGTTACATGGGCTTTAGCTGTCTTCCACTTTTGACAGTCTTGGTAATGATCATTGGAAGCTTCGCCAAGGGTGACGTATGAACTGACTGCCAAACCAATCGCGAGTCTATGGACTGTTTCGGTAGAGCAGCTAGAACACATATCTACAAACCTGGAGTTTGATTCGAGTTGATTCGAGTTAGAAGACATGTATCATGTCCAACTGGCGAAACCTCAAGTTCTTTCTTCACCCTCATCCTGTCACTGTGAAGTTCTACATCTCATCAAAAGACTCTAATGAAGGTCACAACCCGCCATCTCATGTAGTATCACGATTGTCCAAAGGCACGTTGGTTCAAACACTGCTTCTTATCAATCCCGCCATGCGACAGCAAAACAATATTGAAACACTTATAGGGTGTTTACGGCGCAGCGCTGAGCTCCCATTAGTAGGCAATAAAAAAGATTGGAGATCACCAAGATGTGTATATCTTGTATTTGTATCGTCTTACACATAAAGCTGCAAAGAGTTCTGGTCACAGTGATGGCGACGAGTGTGGACACCAAGTCGGTGTATCAACTTCTGAAACAATCCTCATACACTTTCGCAATCCTCGACGGCATCTACTATCTACTCAGGCACAAAGACAGCCTTTCATTCCTTAGATACTGGGAACAATGATGAGGTCCAATGTAATGGCTACAAAAGCGATTGCCAGAACATCCTGGAAGTGGACTACGAAATTAAAGCAAAATGTTAGTTGCATTACACGGGAAATGGCAATAAGATTGCGATGTTCATGACCACTGCTCTGATCAACATAAGGTTAGTATTAGCATAGAGGGTGGGACTTCTAAGAACAATTCCATGGCATTATTCCAAGGGAGAGAGGAGATCAATATTTAATGTCCTCCTACCAAGATGTCAAGGTGCACACAATGAGTTGATACAGTTCGGCCTCACTGTAGCCATGCCCGCACCACTCCTTGCGACAGACTGGCTTGGAAAAGAGGCCAGCAAACACAAATAGCCAATATTCGACTTGCCAAAAATTGAACTACAACGCACCGTGGAGTGGATATATTGGGTCACTGGGGCAGGGCATAGGTATGCGCTGTATATAGTTCTACTTGCAGAACTAACGGATCTAAATCAACCAATGCCTTAATTTCAAGGGTATCTTTGAACATGTTTTCATagctcatcttcagcctccaACTCTCGCTCTGCCCTCCTCACTTGGCGCTCAACAACCTTTACTCGAGACTCGAGGCTGGCCATCGCTTTCGAGTTACTAAGGATACCTGTTTCGTACCAGGAACGAACCGCGATCTCGCTCCTTTGTCGAAGGTCGGCCATCTCAGTAGCTTGTGCGATTTGGGTTGCTTCGATTGCTTTCATTCTATCCTGCAATGCCACAAGCGCTGCGCTGTCCGCAGGATCCGGAATCGGACTGTCTTTGATCGCGGTAAGGGACGATAGAATCGCAGGAAAGGCGGACGCTGAGGCTAGAACAATGGATTGGAGTGCATCGATGTCCAGCTGCGAGGGTGGCTCTGACGGGTCGGACGGATGAAAGAAATCGGGGTGAGCTCTGTCTAACAGGGGTTCAGTATGGGTTGAGACTTCAAGACAAATATTCCTGATACATACATATCCTCATGAGCTCGTGGTAAACGCGGACATCGGACAGGAGCATCGAGAAACGTCGCTCGAGCTTGTTGAGCTGGCTAGCCGCCGACTGATCTTGAGCCAGCGCTGGTGATTGGTTCTGGCCATAGAGAAGATGCTCGATTCGAAGAAGCCGTGATTCCAACAAATCGAGCGTCGAGAGAGTTGTTTCGTCCATCTTGGTGGCCATCGTGACAGAGAGCGCGCGGCACAAAGGTGAGGCCTGTCAGGTAACTAAGGTACAGTACCAGCTGGAAGAAAAGAGTGGGGTCATCATCGGATCCATTGTCATGAACTTGTGAGACCTGCAGAATGGCCTTTGTTGTCGCATCAAACAGCGCATTTTGGTCAAAGAGAATGAGAAGCAAAATGGAAAACTGCATTGTAGGTATTTTATTGTCAATCTGCAAAAATGAATTTGTTAAATGATAAGCCACTTACTTCTCTTTATCATGAGGATGCTGGCATGCTCCTCGTCTCATGCCTTGAAGCTGTTCCCCAGATTAAGATCAGAAAGCCCGATGATTCGCCAAATTATGATCTTGGCGCGCGCTCATTGGCCGCATGAGTTCGGCACAACACTCTAGCAGCTCCCCGTCGTTAGGTTATTTCAAGGATCGTGCAAGAGACCAGGGCTTGTCAGGAATTCGTCTCCTGACtgtgtcttcttcctcctgcaTCTCAATCATCCACAACAGCCTCGTTGGCACTTCGCTCGTGACCTGCAGTTTTGGTCTGTTGTGATCGGACGGGAGTGTTGAACTGTTTGTTCGCCAGGGGCCTTTGTGCCGCGGGACACCAGATTGACGCAATCGTCTAGGGCTGCTGGCCTACCACCGCCTTTCCGCCTCGCGCctaagtaccttacctagtcAGCAATTCGGCTTAGGATCCCGAGGAACGCAGCGATAACGAAATATACATACCTCCAACACCTACGACTCTTGCATCATAGCAGACGGACGCATAACCTAAACACACCCAGCTTTATCCCTCGCGATCGCGCCGAATTCTCGACGACTCTATACGCCTTATCGCCGTGTAATGACGAACTACTCTACAATATCTGATGGAAACGCTTCTTTATTTAGAAGTGCCGGCGACATGTCAAGGTGAGGAGACCTCGCATGCCGACATCGGTTAGGAAACATAGTCACTGACGAAACCTTCTTCAGACCTCGACGTCGCGGTCACAAGGATGGCGGCCATGGAGGCCAAGCCACTACGATCAGCAGTGTCGTAAACCTGCTAAATACAAGTACGTTGGACATTTCTCTTCTATTTGGGCGCGTGCTGACACAGGAGACGCAGTTGTTGGAGCTGGCACTCTTGCCATGCCCTCAGTTATGTCACATATGGGTATCATGTTGGGAGTGGTGCTGATACTGTGGTCTGGATTGACTGCCGCTTTCGGTCTTTACCTGCAATCTCGATGCGCTCGATATCTAGACCGAGgaacctcttccttcttcgccCTATCGCAAATCACCTATCCCAACGCCGCCGTTATATTCGATGCTGCGATTGCAATCAAGTGCTTCGGAGTTGGCGTGTCTTACATGATCATCATTGGAGACCTTATGCCTGGTGTGGTATTGGGCTTCCTTAGCAACGCTAATAGCGCTCCGTATCTGGTTGATCGAAACTTTTGGATCACCGCGTTTATGCTTATTATCATTCCTCTGAGCTTTTTGAGGAGGCTGGACTCACTAAAGTACACCAGCATTGTTGCGCTGGTCTCCATCGGATATCTAATTGTCTTGGTGATATATCACTTTGCATCCGACAAGCACGCCGACCCTGGTAGCATCAGAGTGATCCAGTGGGGTGGAGCTATCGAGACATTAAGCGCTCTACCAGTCGTTGTGTTTGCATATACTTGCCATCAGAACGTATGTCAAACCTCTGCAAGTTCATGATCCAGCTAACACAGTTAGATGTTCTCCATTCTCAACGAACTGAAGGATAACTCACCCTCGAGCATTATTGGAGTTGTCGGCACAAGCATTGGCTCTGCTGCCTCAATCTATATTGTTGTGGCCATTACCGGTTACCTCACATTTGGCAATGCTGTTGTGGGGAACATAGTCTCAATGTGTACGTTTTAAACCCCTCCTCATACTTGCACAAGCTCACCAAGGCAGATCCCACTGGAGCTGCTTCAACAATCGGCAAAGCCGCTATTGTTGTACTAGTCACTTTCTCGGTTCCTTTGCAGGTTCACCCATGCCGAGCTTCTCTAGATGCCGTATTGAAATGGCGACCAAACCGCAACTCGTCGAACAACGGACGAACCGCAGCACCATTACTCCCAGCATCCCCGGCCGGCGATCATGGAAGCACTGCCCCGATGTCTGACCTTCGGTTTGCTGTGATTACTACTTTCATTCTCACCTTCGCCTACATGACTGCTCTCTCAGTCACTAGTCTCGACCGTGTCCTGGCCTTTGTTGGCAGCACTGGGTCAACTTCCATCAGCTTTATTCTCCCAGGTCTTTTTTACTACAAGATCAGTAATCCAGATAGCATACATCACCAACGACTGGCcaaggaagacgatgatatgGATGAGGACACACCTACCTCAGATGTTGAGGAGTCCGCTGCACTCGCTCAGAGCACAACTAGTATTCGCAGTGGCGTGAGCATCGCTAGCAATGCCAGCACCCGCAGTAACCGAAACTCATGGCGTTGGAGACGAAAGTGGCGATGGGATCTCGAGCATATCGAACATCACCATCTGCGTAGACTCGCCCTCGCACTGGCGATATATGGATCCGTCGTCATGACCGTGTGTCTTGTTCTGAACATTTTCTTTGCTGTCACTCATTAATTGTATCATTTTCTCTTACGGCCTCATGGATGGCAAATGTTGGATACAGGCGTTGTTAGAAGGGGCACATGATGTTTTTCTCAGCGTCTCTGCTTCAATAGATGGCTTAAACTTAGTTAGACATGGTATTGGGTAGCGCTTCAATACAATTACAATagcgaaaaaaaaaaaatgaaTTGGCCGTCGTGACGCGAAACCTTCCAATAAATATCATACAGTCTTCCCCAATCGCTGCACAGGTCTTAGATCCAGCAGCCTGTGCCAGCCCCAGTATTTCTTGATATGACTTTGGTTTTTTGACTCTATCTGAATGAACTTCGTGATATCGTCGTGGAACCAACGCCCGGAGATGCCTTTTCGTACATATCGTACAACCCTCGAGCCACTCATCGAATTCTGACCTTCTCCCGGTCTACGACGCCCTTTGCGTTGTCTTGCTTAGGACCAAATTGCTTCTTTGGTAGAATACCCACCATAGAGAGTAACCTCCAGGCTGTGTCTGTGGGCTGTGCACCAACACCGATCCAGTACTTCGCGCGCTGACTATCGAGCTTGATATCCTTATGGAGCTTTCCGGATGTGTCGTAAGGGTCGGGCTTAGGAATTGGGTCGTATGTGCCAATGACCTCGAGTGGGCGGGAGTTACGAGCCGTCCTAAATACCTGTCAATGGTGCGCTCAATTGTAACATATATCACGGGCTGACGGACCGGGCATGGGCAATGACAATATTGTAGAAGGGCTGGTTTCGGCGCCCAAATCGGGCGAGACGGATCTTGACTACCATGACGGCGATATGGGGGACTTGAAGACCATGAATTACAGCAATCACCAGTTGTCGCTACTATTCTGAAAGTTGGAACAATCTCGGCACGGAGCCGGGGGTTATTTTTGCCGATGTGGCTTGATCATCTGGAAGATGAGGTGGTGGGGTCGACCGGGAATAGTGTGGCTATCCAAATGGAGCTCCAACGGGGGCTGATGAAGCAGCTCTTGCCGAGTGATGTCAGTCCGTGACTCCCTGGACATTTCAACCATTCCTGACTGACGACATTTTCGAAATCACCCAAATTTTACATCTCTCGGGCCCATACGACATCTAGTTTTCGCTGAGACTTTTGCGAAGATCCATCGATCACTACTAAGAACACGAGATTCAAAGGCATTATGGCGATCAAGGTAAGTCATAAGCACTCTCATTGTTACTTTACGTTCATTCACTGACCGTTTCAGACTCTCGGAGccaaagctgctgctgctcttgatCAGGAGCTCATGAGTACGGGAGCGTTCTCTATTGATCAGCTCATGGAGCTCGCTGGACTTGCTGTTTCTCAAGCTGGTTAGTGACTTTACCTCACTTGAGCCCTTAAGATTTCACTTTGGTCTCACAAAGCCCATGTCATTTCTCATGACGATGAACTGCTAACATCATAAGTCTACCGCCTCCAGCCTCTCGAGAGCGGCCGTAGGATCCTTGTTGCCTGTGGACCTGGAAATAATGGTTGGTGTTTTCTGCTCACCTGCTTATACCAAGAATGCTCACTCACAACATCAGGTGGTGACGGACTTGTCGCtgctcgtcatcttcgtcagtATGGCTACAGCCCGAGCGTCTTCTATCCCAAACGAAGCAAGAATGATCTCTACCAGGTAGGTTTGCCAAGAAAACCCGGTGTTCACTGTTTTTTCACCATGAAAGTTGCATGACCTTTTGTTCGTAACATTGCTGCGATCTTGCAGCTATGTGCTTCTCACAATTATCTTGTCGGTTTTCTACCAGTACTGCGGGAATCGTTGAATGGTAACAACCGGTACACCAGAAAATCGGTGTACCCAGCCTTTCAAACACGTCTAGTCTCGATTCCATATCCGAAAGCTGAATAGTTGCTGATGCTGCTCCCAGCGACTCGCAAAACAacttgaagaccttgaggtcCCTTTCGTCGATGACTTCTCCTCGGCGCTGAACTCGACGGATCATGTTGTCGACGCGATCTTCGGTTTGTACTTGTACTTTTTCGATAGCGACAATCTTTGACCGTTCAACTAGGTTTCAGCTTTTCAGGCGAAGTTCGAGAACCATTTCCTGCCGTGATTCAAGCTCTTCAGGACACGAAGCTGCCGGTCACAGCAGTTGATGCTCCTTCATCCTGGGATATCGAAGATGGTCCACCGAAGTCGGGACTCGGCAGTTCCTTTATGCCTACAGCACTTATTAGCCTTACGGCACCCAAGCCACTAGTGAAGCATTTCAAAGGTCGACACTTTATTGGCGGGCGGTACGTACCAGTCAACAACGCTGTCTCGAGGCAACTAACCTCCAGCATAGGTTTGTAAGTCCATCCATCGCAAAGAAATATGACTTCGAGGTCCCGGAGTACAAAGGAGTCGATCAAGTCGTGGAGGTTGAAGTAGCTGGACAGAAGCTCTGAGAGAAATTGTTGGAATGATGGCGGATCGGAAAGAGGAAGTATGCAGTAACTACCCCTTGTTCGAGATTTTGAATACATAACAGGCGTTTACATGACCCGACAGCCTCCTCTCAGACTATTCGGACAAACTGGGCTTGGACACTGTCCGTCACGCATACCATTCCGAAGGAAAAGCAGGCCTTGTGGGCATACAAGCAATGGCGGATGGAAGAAGTGACAGAATTCAACATAAACCAGATAATCTTTCCCGCAGACGTGGCATGCAGCCGAATGCTGCGTGCACATTTATCGTGAACTCGAGCTTGTTCTTAAAGTTCGAGTGGGTGATGATTGAAGTCGACAATTGAGAAGGGGGAGGCTCGCACGAACGACATGGACAACGACGTTGAAACGTTGGAGATGGCGCATGAAGGAGTAAGTAGGGACAAGTTGACAATTACCACAGACAAAAGATACTGGTGATCAATTCTCAGGAGTCGTTGCAAAATAACTTTCTGGCAGTAACCGGATAGGGCTGATATAAAGAGTGTGGCGTCGAAACAAACGTGCCGTCTAAGAAAGTACAGTACTGTGAAGACGTGGTTGCCACCGAGGCCCAGTGTGTCCGGTATATCCAGGGGGGCTTCAGGGGGTTACAGGTACCCAACCGGAGCTTAAAAAGGCGAAAAGACGAGTCCACGCCAGGTTGGTTGTCTCGACCCCGGGCGACGTTACCTGGAGGGCTCGTGGCAAAAGAGGGACATGGTGACGAGCGGATGGTACCGCACGAAATAGAAAAGGGAACAAGAGCATGCGACCACGAGGCAttttgaagaaggagatATTAAAATCCTGTGCGTCCGCCGAGCAGCGACTTTCGGTGGAAAACactaccttgcctttacGCTTGTCTGATGAGCACCGTCAAGCACCCGGAGCTTTTGCTCCTTGACCCGCATGGTAGGCGGGGGGGCGGTAATGCAGCGCTTACAAAACTTACTGTATGGATAACTCAACCTCGAACAGGGTCCACCTTTCTTACAGCACGAGTTTCTTCATGAACCAACTCGAAGATTACATATCCATGACTTGACTCGCGATTCCCATTCACGTTTCTAGCAGAATTAGCATCGATGTTGGAACTGACGCTGG contains:
- the CYT21 gene encoding Ribosomal protein S16, mitochondrial (EggNog:ENOG41~BUSCO:EOG092652YI); translated protein: MVVKIRLARFGRRNQPFYNIVIAHARTARNSRPLEVIGTYDPIPKPDPYDTSGKLHKDIKLDSQRAKYWIGVGAQPTDTAWRLLSMVGILPKKQFGPKQDNAKGVVDREKVRIR
- a CDS encoding hypothetical protein (BUSCO:EOG09264GQZ) — translated: MAIKTLGAKAAAALDQELMSTGAFSIDQLMELAGLAVSQAVYRLQPLESGRRILVACGPGNNGGDGLVAARHLRQYGYSPSVFYPKRSKNDLYQRLAKQLEDLEVPFVDDFSSALNSTDHVVDAIFGFSFSGEVREPFPAVIQALQDTKLPVTAVDAPSSWDIEDGPPKSGLGSSFMPTALISLTAPKPLVKHFKGRHFIGGRFVSPSIAKKYDFEVPEYKGVDQVVEVEVAGQKL